Part of the Spirochaetota bacterium genome, GAGTCTGTTCCTTCAGCAGAAGTTATTGCTTCAACATTTGATGAGGCTCCAGATAGACATGTTAAAATAGCTGAACTTGTAATTGAAAAAGCTAAAAGACTTGTAGAGCATAAAAAGAATGTTGTTATTCTTTTGGATTCAATAACTAGATTGGCAAGAGCTTATAATTTAACATGTCAAACATCGGGGAAAGTTTTATCTGGAGGGGTTGATGCAAATGCTCTTTATGGCCCCAAAAAGTTTTTTGGTGCTGCAAGAAATATTAGAGAAGGCGGTTCTTTAACTATTATTGCTACAGCTTTAATTGAAACTGGTTCTAAAATGGATGATGTAATATTTGAAGAATTTAAAGGAACAGGAAATATGGAGGTTAATCTTCTGAGAAAACTTGCAGATAAAAGAATTTTTCCTGCTATAGATCTTGTTAGATCTTCAACAAGAAGAGAAGAGCTTTTATTAGATGAAGAGGAGAGAATGAAATCCTGGGTATTAAGAAAAGTTTTAACTGAGTATGATGAAGCTGATGCTATGCAAAAAGTTTTAGATAAAATGAAAAACACTAAAACTAATAAAGAATTTTTAATGATAATACAGGGGAGTTAGATTTTAAATTTGTTTTGAAATAAAAAAGTAAGATATTTTATTGAAAAAATATTTTTTTATGTTTTAATCGATTTACTTATTAATTTAAATTAATTTATTAAAAATATAGAGAGGTAAAAATGAAAAAAGATATTCACCCAAAATTATATAAAGCTAAAGTTATTTGTGCATGTGGTAATACTTTTGAAACGCTTTCTGTTAAACAAGAGATTCATACAGAAATTTGTTCTGCATGTCACCCATTTTTTACAGGTAAAGGAGACAGAGTTATAGATTCATCAGGTATGGTTGAGAAATTTAAAAAGAAATATGAAAAGTTTGATTCGAATAAAAAATAAATATTAAAATAATAATATATGTAAAAAATTAATAATATTTTTTAATAATTATAAAAGTGTTATATATTTTGAATTAAAACAAAAATAGATGGGAATTTTTTTAGAAAATAATGAATGTAAAACTATTATCATTTACACCTGATCCAGAAAAAGTTGTGGCATATTCTGCAAATTTGTGTTATTCAAAAACAAACATAGAAGAAACAATAAATAAATTTTATGATATTAATGAAATAAAAAGATTAATTAACTTATTAATTGAAAAAAATCATTTATCACCATTTGAACATGTTAATTTTACATTTGGAATTGAAGGTATTTCAAGAGTAACTTCTCATCAACTTGTAAGGCATAGGATAGCTTCTTATTCTCAACAGTCACAAAGATATGTTAAATATACAAAAGAAAATTTTGATTATGTAATTCCTGATACTATTAAAAAATCAAAATATTTAAATCAATATAATGAATATATTAAAATAGGTCAAAATTTATATGAAAAAATGATTAATGATGGTATACCTAAAGAAGATGCAAGATATATTTTTCCAAATGCTACAAAAACAAATATTATTGCAACTTTTAATGGGAGAAGTTTACTTAATTTTTTTGAACTTAGATGTTGTTACCATTCTCAGTGGGAGATAAGACGACTTGCGTATGCAATGTTAAAACTTGTAAAAGAAATAGCTCCTAATCTTTTTAGTATAGCAGGTCCTTCATGTAAAAAAGGAATTTGCAGAGAAAATGATGAAAATTGTCCATTGTATAGAAGCAGGTTAAAAAAAAAATAAAATTTTGTAAATTTCTATTATAGATTATAAATTTTATAGATTATAGCATTTCTATTTTTTATTCTAAAATTTTATTAAATAGTTTCAGTTTTAATAGATAATTTTTTATATTTATTTTTTGTTTTATATGAATATTTAATTTATTTACTGTTGAAAAATTTCAACAATCAATTGAAATAATTTATAACTTAATTTTTTATTTTTTAAATATGTTAGAAATTTATTAATAATTAATTATTTTTTATCAATCATAATCAATTAATATCCCAAATATATTTCTAATAATTACTAATAATTAATTTATTGATTTAAAGACAAATTTATCCTAATTATATTAATCTTTAATTTCAATTTTGCTTAATAATATCTTGCTTTTAATAAAATTTAAAAACACACGATTTATTATGAATTTATAAAATAAATTTAACAATTAAAATTTTATGTGAATATTTTTTAAATTTTTATTAAAGAGTATTATAAAATTATATTTTGGCATTTAAATTGCATCATTTAATTTGTAGAAAATTAATTTTTTATAAAAAAGGAAATCTTATGTTAAAGTATGAAGATAAGAAGACTTATTTATTCTATTATTCCAATGATGATTTAGTTTATCATGTTCTAAAAGCTAAAGAAAATGATAAAGTTTCTTTAAATTTTTTACTTAATGCTTTTGAAAATTATATAACAAAATTAGCTTCCAAATATACAAAAGATAAATATCTTCTTGATGATCTTATTCAAGAAGGGAAAATTGCACTTATTTATGCTATTAATAAGTATGATTACTCAAAGAGTAATAATTTTAAGTATTATGCAATAATGTGGATTAAACAAGCAATAAATAGATATTATGAAAAAATTATAGATGATATTTCTATTCCTATTAGAAAAAGACAAATTATCAGAAAAATAAAAAAATATTTAAATAATTATGAAAAAAATAGTACTAAAAATTTATCAAATATTTATTATTATAATAATAATGAGAGCAATAAAAATTTTAATTTTGAGGACAGTGGTGTTTCTCTCAAACTTTTAAATTATGAATTTAAGTATATTTCTCTCGAAAATGAAAATAGTTTATCAGAAGAAAATCAGAGAAGTAATCATGAAAAATTTTTCTGTGAAAAAGAAAAAGATCCTTTGAATTTAATTGAAGAAAAAATATTTATTGAAAATTTTTATAAAGCAATTGATAAGCTGGATGAAAGAGATAAAGTTATAATTAGTTATAGGTTTGGTATAAATAATTTTCCAGAATTAACATTAAAAGAAATTGCTAAGATTTTTAATTTATCTTCAGAAGCTATAAGAAAAATTGAAAAAAGAGCATTAGAAAAGTTAAAAGATAATTTTAAAATATTTGTTAAATAAACCGAATTTTTTGATCAAAATAAATATTTATAGATGTTAAATCTTAAAATTTATAATGTTATTCTATTTCATTTACAAATAAAAACTCTAAATCATTTATTATTTCTGAATTTGAAAGTTCATACAGAAAATTTATTGTATTATCTTTAGTTATATGTCCAATAAATATTAAAACAAAATTATTTATTTTTAATTCTTCTAAAAGCTTGTTATTATTAATATAATTATTTTTTAATTTATTATTTATATTTTTATATAAGTGAATTGAGTTATAAAATATATTTTTTATTTTTTCTAAGTTATCTTCATTATCAAGAAAAAAATTATTTATTAGAATTTTGTAGTTAAGCTCAGCTGATACATCTAAAAAAGTTGAAGAGTTTGATGTTTTAGAATCAATAAAACGAATATTATAGCTTTTTAAAATATTTAGAATTTGATATGATTTTTCTTTATTTTCAGAAAATTTAGAACCCATATGATTATTAGCATACTGAAGTGGTAATTCTTCATAAATTTTTTTTATCTTATTTTCTAAATTATCAAAAGAGTCATTTGTTAAAATAAAATAATTATTTTGATTGTTATAATTAGAAATTAATGAAGCATCTTTGGGTTCTAGTGGAATATGTATAAGAGGGAAAAGATTTTTAGATTCATTTATAATTTTTAAAGATTCAACTGAAAATTGTAAAAATGGTAAAATAGAAATATTTATTTTTAAATTTGTTAAATTTTTAAGTAATAGCAAATTTTTAGTTGTATAACCAGCGTCATCAAGTATTATACAAACTTTTACCTTATTTTTTTTATCTATTTTTATCTCATTATTGTTTTCATTTAAATTATTGTGTGCATTTTTTGTAATTAATCCATTATTGATGTTTGTATTTTCTGTTTTTGATGAATTAATATTTGTATTATTAATTATTTCTTTTTTTTCTTTAATATTATTTTTACCTGTTTTTATTAATTCATTAAGCTTTTTAATATTATTTTTAAAATATTTTGATTGGTTTATTGATATTATTAATGTAAAAGAAAGAATAAAGCAAAAAAACAATATAATAAAAATTATAATCGATTTATAAAAGTTAATCTTTTTATTATTTTTATATATTTTTTTTTGTTTTTTAAAATAATTTTTTTTGGTGTTTTTTTTGTTACTATTTTTAATTGATCTCATTTTTAATGTTAGTTTTAAAAATATTTTTATTAATCGATAGTTTTAAAAAGATTTATTTTTATTCTTCAATTATTTTTCGTAAAAGTTTTGAAATTGTAAAATAATTTATTGATTTTTCGTCAAGAAGGTAAGTATTAAACTCAGGATTGTAATTAAGTTTATCTAATTTATATTTAATTATATTTTTAATCAATATAGAAGCATGTAATCTATAAGAGATAATAATAGTATGTTTATTAATATTCTTATTTAATAAATTACATAAAGGTTCAAATAAATTATAGAAACTATATTTGTTCTTTAAGTTTTTAAAAAAATTTATTATTTTTATTTTGTTTTTATTTTTCTTATAAAATAATTTTTTATTTTTATGCAAAAACTTTCTGATTATCGATAAATCTTTTAATTCAACTATAACAAAAATAATTTCCCATTGAAGTTCATTTTTTAAAAAAAATAAATTATTTATTATTCTTTCGATATTTGTTAAATAAATTGAATTAAAAATAATAATAATTCTTTTTTTATTTATATTTTCTATTTTATTACAAATTAGAATTTTATCTTTCATTTTATTTTTGAGAAAAAAATCATA contains:
- the rpmE gene encoding 50S ribosomal protein L31; this translates as MKKDIHPKLYKAKVICACGNTFETLSVKQEIHTEICSACHPFFTGKGDRVIDSSGMVEKFKKKYEKFDSNKK
- the thyX gene encoding FAD-dependent thymidylate synthase, giving the protein MNVKLLSFTPDPEKVVAYSANLCYSKTNIEETINKFYDINEIKRLINLLIEKNHLSPFEHVNFTFGIEGISRVTSHQLVRHRIASYSQQSQRYVKYTKENFDYVIPDTIKKSKYLNQYNEYIKIGQNLYEKMINDGIPKEDARYIFPNATKTNIIATFNGRSLLNFFELRCCYHSQWEIRRLAYAMLKLVKEIAPNLFSIAGPSCKKGICRENDENCPLYRSRLKKK
- a CDS encoding sigma-70 family RNA polymerase sigma factor, which encodes MLKYEDKKTYLFYYSNDDLVYHVLKAKENDKVSLNFLLNAFENYITKLASKYTKDKYLLDDLIQEGKIALIYAINKYDYSKSNNFKYYAIMWIKQAINRYYEKIIDDISIPIRKRQIIRKIKKYLNNYEKNSTKNLSNIYYYNNNESNKNFNFEDSGVSLKLLNYEFKYISLENENSLSEENQRSNHEKFFCEKEKDPLNLIEEKIFIENFYKAIDKLDERDKVIISYRFGINNFPELTLKEIAKIFNLSSEAIRKIEKRALEKLKDNFKIFVK
- a CDS encoding divergent polysaccharide deacetylase family protein, translating into MRSIKNSNKKNTKKNYFKKQKKIYKNNKKINFYKSIIIFIILFFCFILSFTLIISINQSKYFKNNIKKLNELIKTGKNNIKEKKEIINNTNINSSKTENTNINNGLITKNAHNNLNENNNEIKIDKKNKVKVCIILDDAGYTTKNLLLLKNLTNLKINISILPFLQFSVESLKIINESKNLFPLIHIPLEPKDASLISNYNNQNNYFILTNDSFDNLENKIKKIYEELPLQYANNHMGSKFSENKEKSYQILNILKSYNIRFIDSKTSNSSTFLDVSAELNYKILINNFFLDNEDNLEKIKNIFYNSIHLYKNINNKLKNNYINNNKLLEELKINNFVLIFIGHITKDNTINFLYELSNSEIINDLEFLFVNEIE